Proteins encoded by one window of Synechococcus sp. WH 7805:
- the hflX gene encoding GTPase HflX, which translates to MKQTHLSGRTRGLRPSQLHQLESLSHRRHPPEDGADLFTLERLAELSLELKQSLHLLVDARGVCRLLWVGPFGESERIEGHWPKESRRRQRWRLISALAGTQGEGLKPEGREAVIALDVHTSHWLRLQATVSASGTRPAAIWRADSAATLGWRCDTTGRLQDLCEAGQTERRSDQAAVAEVLDNPGSRQERVLLLTLTGADPAINERDLAELEGLTRSAGACPVAVCRQRLGQINPQTLWGTGKLQEAALDVRRHGASLVITDRELTPVQARNLERLLDCPVMDRSELILDIFAQRASSAAGRLQVELAQLRYRLPRLKGRGLSLSRQGGGIGTRGPGETQLEKDRRAISRRIEHLGRELRQLGAHRARLRQQRSMLPKVALVGYTNAGKSSLLNALCDRGQGRSVEARNSLFATLDPTTRRLCLPRSGSAPRELLITDTVGFIRELPEPLIEAFMATLEETREADRLLLVVDLGDPDWLGQLTAVHSILNGLNCHQPRQVLANQIDRCDASTLELIRNLESEVLYVSATQGTGLKGLRAWLEQTFWGASPSPVNPDLAYQNSADADA; encoded by the coding sequence TTGAAGCAGACCCATCTGTCAGGACGAACCCGCGGGCTAAGGCCATCGCAGCTGCATCAGCTGGAGAGCCTCAGTCATCGCCGCCACCCACCCGAGGATGGCGCCGATTTGTTCACCCTCGAACGCCTGGCCGAACTGTCACTTGAACTCAAGCAGTCTCTGCACCTGCTGGTTGATGCACGGGGGGTGTGCCGACTGCTGTGGGTCGGTCCTTTTGGGGAATCGGAGCGTATCGAAGGACATTGGCCAAAGGAATCGAGACGTCGCCAGCGCTGGAGGTTGATCAGTGCATTGGCTGGGACCCAGGGAGAAGGGTTGAAACCTGAGGGACGCGAAGCCGTCATTGCTCTGGATGTTCACACCAGCCATTGGTTACGGCTGCAGGCGACCGTTTCCGCATCGGGCACAAGGCCTGCTGCCATCTGGCGAGCCGATTCCGCTGCAACCCTTGGCTGGCGCTGCGACACGACAGGCAGACTCCAGGACCTCTGTGAAGCCGGACAAACCGAGCGCAGGTCTGATCAGGCCGCTGTCGCAGAGGTCCTCGACAACCCGGGATCAAGACAGGAACGCGTCCTGCTCTTAACGCTCACCGGAGCGGATCCTGCAATCAATGAGCGCGACCTGGCTGAACTCGAAGGACTGACACGCAGCGCGGGGGCATGCCCCGTAGCGGTCTGCCGTCAACGCCTGGGGCAGATCAATCCACAAACTCTTTGGGGCACTGGCAAGCTTCAGGAGGCTGCGCTGGATGTACGCCGACACGGGGCTTCCCTTGTGATTACCGACAGGGAACTGACGCCGGTACAGGCCAGAAACCTCGAACGTCTTCTCGACTGTCCGGTGATGGACAGAAGTGAACTGATTCTTGACATTTTCGCTCAACGGGCGTCCAGCGCAGCTGGACGCTTGCAGGTGGAGCTTGCCCAGCTGCGCTACAGACTTCCACGTCTCAAAGGACGCGGGCTGAGCCTGTCACGGCAAGGTGGGGGAATCGGCACTCGCGGGCCAGGCGAAACACAACTGGAAAAAGACCGTCGCGCCATCAGCCGGCGTATCGAACACCTGGGTCGGGAATTGCGGCAGCTTGGGGCTCATCGCGCCCGGCTGCGGCAACAACGCAGCATGCTTCCGAAGGTCGCGCTGGTGGGCTACACCAATGCGGGGAAATCATCCCTTTTGAATGCGCTCTGCGACCGTGGCCAGGGGCGCTCTGTGGAAGCAAGAAATAGTCTCTTCGCCACTCTTGACCCGACCACAAGACGATTGTGCCTTCCCAGATCAGGCTCTGCACCCAGGGAGCTACTGATCACCGACACAGTCGGCTTCATCCGTGAACTACCCGAGCCGCTCATCGAGGCGTTCATGGCCACGCTGGAAGAAACCCGGGAAGCTGACCGGCTTCTTCTGGTGGTGGATCTTGGAGATCCGGACTGGCTAGGCCAGCTCACTGCAGTGCATTCCATCCTGAACGGTCTCAATTGCCATCAACCGAGGCAGGTTCTGGCTAATCAGATTGACCGCTGCGATGCATCGACTCTCGAGCTGATCAGAAACCTTGAATCTGAGGTCCTGTATGTGTCAGCCACCCAAGGAACGGGCTTGAAAGGTCTGCGAGCATGGCTCGAGCAGACGTTCTGGGGAGCCTCACCGTCACCAGTCAACCCTGACCTGGCCTATCAGAACAGCGCAGACGCCGATGCATGA
- a CDS encoding phosphoadenylyl-sulfate reductase, with protein sequence MTSAAADLDSSGESALLTHQRVHLEALEPVQRLQWAKQHFGAGFAMTTSFGIQSSVLLHMLSSLPDAEAVPVIWVDTGYLPPDTYQYADKLCELFHLQPVVVQSPMSPARMEALHGRLWETGKDSDLDLYLRLRKLEPLESALDQLAVTCWASGVRSGQTDHRRTMTVIDEIRGRYSLRPLLHWTNRDMYYYMQEHELPQHPLFERGYSTVGDWHSSAPDSGTVVGRSTRFGGQRQECGIHLPGVMGEGI encoded by the coding sequence ATGACGAGCGCTGCCGCGGACTTGGACTCCAGTGGTGAATCCGCGCTCTTGACGCATCAGAGAGTCCACCTGGAGGCACTCGAGCCTGTTCAACGCTTGCAGTGGGCGAAGCAGCACTTCGGTGCGGGTTTCGCAATGACAACGAGCTTCGGCATTCAGTCTTCCGTGCTTCTCCACATGCTGAGCTCTCTGCCGGACGCTGAGGCAGTTCCAGTGATCTGGGTGGATACCGGTTACTTACCGCCGGATACTTATCAATATGCAGACAAATTGTGTGAGCTGTTCCACCTCCAACCGGTTGTGGTCCAGTCACCGATGTCTCCGGCAAGGATGGAAGCCCTGCACGGGCGTCTCTGGGAAACCGGAAAAGACAGCGACCTTGACCTCTATCTGCGTCTACGCAAGCTTGAGCCGCTTGAAAGTGCACTCGATCAGTTGGCTGTGACCTGCTGGGCCAGTGGGGTGCGCAGCGGGCAGACCGACCACCGACGCACGATGACGGTGATCGATGAAATCCGCGGTCGCTACTCCCTCAGGCCGCTCCTGCATTGGACCAACCGAGACATGTATTACTACATGCAAGAGCATGAGCTTCCCCAGCACCCTCTGTTTGAACGTGGATACTCCACCGTCGGTGATTGGCATTCGAGTGCGCCTGACAGCGGCACTGTCGTGGGTCGCAGCACACGCTTCGGAGGGCAGAGACAGGAATGCGGAATTCACCTGCCGGGGGTGATGGGCGAAGGCATCTGA
- a CDS encoding AAA family ATPase, with protein MTANQELAGLFGQESAHAHQTVLSGSQESDLFSHQREALLRRQAPLADRLRPRNLDEFVGQGAILAEGRLLRRAIAADRVGNLILHGPPGVGKTTLARIIANHTRAHFSSLNAVLAGVKDLRAEVSEAGQRLERHGLRTILFIDEVHRFNSAQQDALLPWVENGTLTLIGATTENPYFEVNKALVSRSRLFRLQTLTPEDLNKLLDSALKDPERGYGGRNIKLEPEAAAHLVDVASGDARSLLNALELAVESTPADDNGVIRIDLGIAEESIQQRAVLYDKQGDAHFDTISAFIKSIRGSDADATLFWLARMIEAGENPRFIFRRMLISAGEDVGLADPQAMVVVEACAAAFERVGLPEGLYPLAQAALYLACTDKSNSTGGFFEALRTVRTAQRQDVPTHLRDANRDGDAFGDGQGYRYPHAFREHWVAQQYLPDALQGEAFWAPSHQGWEGQRRELNLERRAAQLAAAAEAEDAHPLLVSSGPDQPQLERWLQRQLAGDGERLQTLRKHLWSDLEWSRTDRVLMLSGRSLLWSLDPLAAVSEGGVLILCASASDQQRLAAQLELLDPLNRPSLLSNLQALDALSQNHNFEVIGGRLTQDDLKSPTLMRHWPAITNRTSTGARLRLLLSESELGPASALLEHSQEALTPQAIHELNDLKELEARWLSQRSERDALRQQLENNGWTIESTNWQESSSLRVDQSLMNRWLGDGRPYRVSFENHANGDPSALVTLKKELMKRVGQQLPMRLQHWRLDGRRC; from the coding sequence ATGACCGCGAATCAGGAACTCGCTGGGCTGTTTGGGCAAGAATCGGCTCATGCACATCAAACGGTCTTGAGCGGATCGCAGGAGTCCGATCTATTCAGTCATCAACGGGAGGCTTTGCTGCGGCGTCAAGCACCTCTCGCTGATCGCTTGCGACCGCGCAATCTCGATGAATTTGTCGGACAGGGAGCAATTCTCGCGGAGGGCCGATTACTACGCCGTGCCATCGCCGCGGATCGTGTTGGCAATCTGATCCTTCATGGCCCACCCGGCGTCGGCAAAACGACCCTGGCCCGAATCATTGCCAATCACACCAGAGCGCATTTCAGTTCGCTCAATGCCGTTCTCGCGGGTGTGAAAGACCTCCGTGCCGAAGTGAGCGAAGCCGGACAGCGGCTGGAACGCCATGGACTGCGCACCATCCTGTTCATCGATGAAGTGCATCGCTTCAACAGCGCACAGCAAGATGCCCTCCTTCCTTGGGTGGAGAACGGCACCCTCACATTGATCGGGGCCACCACGGAAAACCCTTACTTCGAAGTCAACAAGGCACTGGTCAGCCGCTCCCGTCTGTTCCGGCTTCAGACGCTCACGCCGGAAGACCTCAACAAACTCCTGGACAGCGCCTTGAAAGATCCCGAGCGTGGCTACGGCGGTCGCAATATCAAACTCGAACCGGAGGCCGCGGCCCACCTGGTGGACGTGGCATCAGGCGATGCGCGCAGTCTTCTGAATGCCCTTGAGCTGGCGGTGGAGAGCACCCCAGCGGATGACAACGGGGTGATCCGAATTGATCTGGGAATTGCCGAGGAATCCATTCAGCAGAGGGCTGTTCTCTACGACAAGCAGGGGGATGCACACTTCGACACGATCAGTGCCTTCATCAAGTCGATCCGGGGCTCCGATGCTGATGCCACCCTCTTCTGGCTCGCTCGAATGATCGAGGCTGGTGAGAATCCACGCTTCATCTTTAGGCGGATGCTGATCTCTGCTGGCGAGGATGTGGGTCTGGCGGATCCGCAGGCCATGGTGGTAGTGGAAGCCTGTGCCGCCGCCTTTGAACGCGTTGGCCTGCCGGAAGGCCTCTACCCCCTGGCTCAGGCTGCCCTCTACCTGGCCTGCACCGACAAGAGCAACAGCACCGGTGGCTTCTTCGAAGCTCTTCGAACTGTTCGCACCGCCCAACGTCAGGACGTTCCTACGCACCTGAGGGATGCCAACCGCGATGGGGACGCTTTCGGCGATGGCCAGGGATACCGCTATCCCCATGCCTTCCGGGAGCATTGGGTGGCTCAGCAGTACCTCCCGGATGCCCTTCAAGGAGAAGCGTTCTGGGCTCCAAGTCATCAGGGCTGGGAAGGTCAGAGGCGGGAGCTGAACCTGGAGCGCAGAGCAGCCCAGCTCGCTGCTGCAGCGGAAGCCGAGGATGCCCACCCACTTCTGGTGAGCAGCGGGCCCGATCAACCCCAGCTCGAGCGCTGGCTTCAACGGCAACTCGCAGGAGACGGCGAGCGACTCCAGACCCTCCGCAAGCACCTGTGGTCGGATCTCGAATGGAGCCGTACCGATCGAGTCCTGATGCTCAGCGGTCGATCCCTGCTCTGGAGCCTGGATCCCTTGGCGGCAGTTTCGGAGGGAGGCGTGTTGATTCTGTGTGCTTCAGCATCCGATCAGCAGCGTCTGGCAGCGCAGCTGGAGCTGCTGGATCCTTTGAACCGCCCTTCCCTGCTGAGCAACCTGCAGGCCCTTGACGCTCTCAGCCAAAACCACAACTTTGAGGTGATCGGTGGACGCCTCACTCAGGACGATCTCAAGTCGCCAACACTGATGCGGCACTGGCCCGCTATCACCAATCGAACATCCACAGGAGCCCGGCTACGCCTTCTCCTGAGTGAATCAGAACTTGGCCCTGCGTCGGCTCTCCTCGAGCACAGCCAGGAGGCTCTAACGCCTCAAGCCATCCATGAGCTGAATGACCTGAAGGAACTGGAAGCCCGCTGGCTCAGCCAGAGATCGGAGCGTGACGCACTCAGACAACAACTTGAGAACAACGGCTGGACCATTGAAAGCACCAACTGGCAGGAATCCTCCAGCCTGCGCGTGGATCAATCCTTGATGAATCGCTGGCTGGGTGACGGACGGCCCTACCGCGTGAGCTTCGAAAACCACGCCAATGGCGATCCCTCCGCTCTCGTCACCTTGAAAAAAGAACTGATGAAACGTGTTGGTCAACAACTGCCCATGCGGCTGCAGCACTGGCGGCTTGATGGTCGCCGTTGCTGA
- the bcp gene encoding thioredoxin-dependent thiol peroxidase, producing MTLQIGDPAPDFTLPNEKEEPVTLSSLKGQRVVIYFYPKDATPGCTKEACNFRDRWDQFEAHGIHVLGISKDNAASHTRFISKQELPFTLLTDVEPCSVASAYESYGLKKFMGREYMGMMRHTFVVDAQGNLELIYRKVKAEIMADQILNDLGLS from the coding sequence ATGACTTTGCAGATCGGTGACCCAGCCCCGGACTTCACGCTTCCGAACGAAAAGGAAGAGCCAGTGACCTTGTCATCACTCAAAGGCCAGCGGGTCGTGATCTATTTCTATCCGAAGGACGCCACGCCAGGGTGCACCAAGGAAGCCTGCAATTTCCGAGATCGATGGGATCAATTCGAGGCCCATGGCATTCATGTCCTGGGAATCAGCAAAGACAATGCCGCATCGCATACCCGCTTCATCAGCAAACAGGAGTTGCCCTTCACTCTGCTCACCGACGTCGAACCCTGCTCTGTGGCCAGCGCTTATGAAAGCTATGGGCTCAAGAAGTTCATGGGACGCGAATACATGGGCATGATGCGACACACCTTTGTTGTGGATGCTCAGGGGAATCTGGAGCTGATCTACCGCAAAGTGAAGGCAGAAATCATGGCTGACCAGATCCTGAATGACCTTGGCCTCAGCTAG
- a CDS encoding thymidylate synthase has protein sequence MPYPVPVAAWSSLPTLASAFILAGLGIAATLNSPSGKVLATVWDGADPDYSLLDERDATLHQRRGVEELLSAFTKGQLTRHYWGHFAPTLADLGLTADASLGVQVENSKGVSRLWLTPRRGAEAYLAQVSFNGEKLERLHCRGTAGSDVEPQADQCPVGWTTFSQLNP, from the coding sequence GTGCCGTATCCAGTGCCTGTCGCCGCCTGGTCCAGCCTTCCTACTTTGGCTTCAGCATTCATTCTGGCTGGCCTTGGAATCGCGGCGACGCTGAATTCTCCATCGGGCAAGGTCTTGGCAACCGTCTGGGATGGCGCAGATCCCGACTACAGCCTCTTGGATGAGAGAGATGCCACGTTGCATCAACGAAGAGGTGTTGAAGAGTTGCTCTCGGCGTTCACCAAGGGGCAACTCACGCGTCATTACTGGGGGCATTTCGCCCCCACGCTTGCCGACCTGGGTCTTACAGCTGATGCCTCTCTTGGTGTTCAGGTTGAGAATTCAAAGGGAGTGAGCCGGCTCTGGCTGACCCCTCGGCGGGGGGCAGAGGCTTATTTGGCTCAAGTCAGCTTCAACGGCGAAAAGCTTGAAAGACTTCATTGCCGAGGAACTGCAGGCAGTGATGTTGAACCGCAAGCTGATCAATGTCCTGTTGGGTGGACAACTTTTTCTCAATTAAATCCTTAA
- a CDS encoding 4'-phosphopantetheinyl transferase superfamily protein: MSVLLPCDASSLSTKEQHWSTRLPKARSEVFIRSRVWMRACLANCFNVPPQAVPLQAPPGEPPTLPRGWGFLSLSHCPDALLLGCSKHQIGLDLERHDRMIPAASILQRAYSQEERERLQHLQGEDLRRAVLKHWLIKEASIKWQQGAIARDLRFWEVRPGMRSVVHQRSHQRLSAALHAHDSWEFAVVATDQQLLQSIRLFLT; encoded by the coding sequence ATGTCTGTTCTGCTGCCGTGTGATGCCAGCTCTTTGTCGACGAAGGAGCAGCATTGGTCGACGCGCTTGCCAAAGGCCCGCTCCGAGGTGTTCATCCGTTCGCGGGTCTGGATGCGAGCCTGCCTCGCTAACTGCTTCAATGTGCCCCCTCAGGCGGTGCCATTGCAGGCGCCACCTGGAGAACCCCCCACCCTGCCGAGGGGCTGGGGGTTCCTGAGCTTGAGCCATTGCCCTGATGCTCTGCTGCTGGGCTGTTCAAAGCATCAGATTGGTTTGGATCTCGAGCGCCACGACCGCATGATTCCTGCGGCCTCGATTCTGCAACGGGCCTATTCCCAGGAGGAGCGGGAACGGCTGCAACATTTGCAAGGGGAAGACCTGCGACGGGCTGTGTTGAAGCACTGGTTGATCAAAGAAGCATCGATCAAGTGGCAGCAGGGGGCGATTGCCCGTGATCTGCGCTTCTGGGAGGTTCGTCCTGGGATGCGCAGCGTGGTTCATCAACGCAGCCATCAAAGGCTTTCCGCTGCATTGCATGCCCATGACTCCTGGGAGTTCGCCGTTGTGGCAACAGATCAACAACTGCTGCAATCGATCAGGCTCTTCCTAACCTGA
- a CDS encoding alpha/beta hydrolase, which translates to MFSRFAAGALAAASISTLAVAAEAGTKHPVRWVSGGAVWTTKSNAFKKFFMDGEITDRALQAGINNSGWTADEIQEGMTKTYEVDLVGVSRFLYSKDGVAFLDDQTRSYFPYWQKKKTAVVALRSAIILDAADGKISSAGIMKQLPVAFRLNDNGSSDGSQNVCKDGLDGAQSTSLLSWYVFLPACVQANQILPAAPAPRSAAPVRGLW; encoded by the coding sequence GTGTTCTCCCGTTTTGCTGCAGGCGCTCTCGCCGCCGCTTCCATCTCCACTCTGGCTGTCGCCGCTGAAGCTGGCACCAAGCACCCCGTGCGCTGGGTGTCCGGTGGTGCTGTCTGGACCACCAAGTCCAATGCTTTCAAAAAGTTCTTCATGGACGGTGAAATCACCGATCGTGCTCTTCAAGCCGGTATCAACAACTCCGGTTGGACTGCCGACGAAATCCAAGAAGGCATGACCAAGACCTATGAAGTGGATCTGGTGGGTGTGTCCCGCTTCCTCTACTCCAAGGATGGTGTCGCATTCCTGGATGATCAGACCCGTTCCTACTTCCCTTACTGGCAGAAGAAGAAGACCGCTGTTGTGGCTCTTCGTTCCGCCATCATCCTCGACGCTGCTGACGGCAAGATCTCCTCTGCCGGCATCATGAAGCAGCTGCCCGTTGCCTTCCGTCTGAACGACAACGGCTCTTCCGATGGTTCTCAGAACGTCTGCAAGGACGGCCTCGATGGCGCTCAGTCCACCTCCCTGCTGTCTTGGTACGTGTTCCTGCCCGCTTGCGTGCAGGCCAACCAGATTCTCCCTGCAGCTCCCGCTCCTCGCTCTGCCGCTCCTGTTCGCGGTCTGTGGTGA
- a CDS encoding TrkH family potassium uptake protein → MPLPRAIHRTQAWYRRLTVPQFTVVTGLLVIATGTLLLATPLCSSTDVGLWEALFTATSAVTVTGLTVIDVGRDLTPFGQGLLAFMILVGGLGLMAITTFLQGFVVRGASLRRRLDRGQTLDQFGVGGVGSTFRSIALTAAVLILVGALVLYAFGFSDLPAGGTRIWASLFHSISAYNNAGFGLWNDSLEGYRTNRVVNAVIMLLIVLGGLGWRVTNDLWSNRQRLKRRNLSLHTRLVLRTSALLILIGMLGLLLTESLSKGHALTSMGWQERVMSALFGSVSSRTAGFTTVPLSIQSISDSGLLLLMTLMFIGASPGGTGGGIKTTTLAALMATTRSTLRGHDDVVIRHRQIPDKVVLRAVSITVASLLFVLVMALLLALISDPTGEDPLSFLELMFTCISAFATVGLDLGVTEQLGHLGQLILVVGMFVGRLGILLLLSAIWESFERDQIHRQNRVGYPREDLYV, encoded by the coding sequence ATGCCTCTCCCCCGGGCGATTCATCGCACTCAGGCGTGGTACCGACGCCTCACCGTGCCTCAGTTCACAGTGGTGACAGGTCTACTGGTGATCGCCACCGGGACCCTTCTTCTCGCAACCCCGCTGTGCTCCTCCACGGATGTGGGGCTCTGGGAAGCGCTGTTTACAGCGACCTCCGCCGTCACGGTGACCGGGCTGACAGTGATCGATGTCGGACGTGATCTGACGCCTTTCGGCCAGGGCCTTTTGGCCTTCATGATCCTGGTGGGCGGGCTGGGATTGATGGCGATCACAACCTTTCTGCAGGGGTTCGTGGTGCGTGGTGCGTCCCTTCGCAGGCGACTGGATCGAGGTCAGACCCTGGATCAATTCGGCGTCGGCGGCGTCGGCAGCACCTTCCGCAGCATCGCTCTCACAGCGGCTGTTCTGATTCTGGTTGGTGCTTTGGTGCTGTACGCCTTCGGATTTTCAGACCTGCCCGCGGGAGGAACCAGGATCTGGGCCTCTCTCTTTCACAGCATTTCGGCTTACAACAATGCCGGCTTCGGACTCTGGAACGACAGTCTCGAGGGATATCGAACCAACCGCGTCGTGAACGCTGTGATCATGCTTCTGATCGTGCTGGGTGGTCTTGGCTGGAGAGTGACCAACGATCTTTGGAGCAACAGGCAGCGACTCAAGCGTCGAAATCTGAGCCTGCACACCCGGCTCGTGCTCCGCACATCAGCACTCCTGATTCTGATTGGCATGCTCGGACTGCTGCTGACCGAATCCCTGTCAAAAGGCCACGCCCTCACCTCAATGGGATGGCAAGAGAGAGTCATGAGTGCCCTGTTTGGATCCGTGAGCTCACGCACAGCAGGCTTCACCACCGTGCCTCTTTCCATCCAAAGCATTTCTGATTCAGGCCTATTGCTGCTGATGACGCTGATGTTCATTGGTGCCAGTCCCGGTGGCACCGGTGGAGGAATCAAAACCACCACATTGGCTGCGCTGATGGCCACCACCCGCTCCACCCTGCGAGGACACGATGATGTGGTGATTCGTCATCGTCAGATTCCTGACAAGGTGGTGCTTAGAGCCGTGAGCATCACGGTGGCCTCCCTGCTGTTCGTACTGGTGATGGCCTTGCTGCTCGCTTTGATCAGCGACCCCACAGGCGAGGACCCGTTGTCGTTTCTGGAACTGATGTTCACGTGCATCTCGGCCTTCGCGACTGTGGGCCTCGATCTGGGCGTGACAGAACAGCTTGGACATCTCGGACAGCTGATCTTGGTGGTCGGAATGTTCGTGGGGCGGCTGGGCATTCTGCTGTTGCTCAGCGCGATCTGGGAGAGCTTCGAGCGCGACCAGATCCACCGCCAGAATCGTGTCGGCTATCCCCGCGAGGATCTATATGTCTGA
- a CDS encoding NAD(P)/FAD-dependent oxidoreductase — translation MQPVSNPQERPIIVVGGGFAGLSTLLTLSRVHPRPPLVLIEPKAQFVFVPLLYELLSGELQAWEVAPDYAPLIQGHGISHIRDIVTSVNVEDHSITTAGGDHLVYSQLVLATGAVPDDFGIPGVRDHALGFHSLRDLAPLQERLRQLRLRPSGTSSVVIVGAGATGVELACKLVDLLEGAAQVHLVDQGDQILARSRAFNREQAERALKRRGINVHLKTRVLSVKPDSVRWNGIEGDVEQPHDGLIWTAGSKPNIPDLQPSAELHQKRLPVDQTLRLQGQPDVLALGDIATHAPTDEGQTPWPLSAQAAIQQGQAAARTLEAHLKGGTPSPFIFQDLGEMLSLGISDATITGMGMTLAGPLAFKIRRLAYLTRLPGLSLGLRSAGAWLLGS, via the coding sequence TTGCAGCCAGTATCCAACCCGCAGGAACGGCCGATCATCGTGGTGGGAGGTGGCTTCGCAGGATTATCAACCTTGCTGACACTCAGCAGAGTGCATCCCCGCCCGCCCTTGGTCCTGATTGAACCAAAGGCCCAATTTGTTTTTGTTCCCTTGCTCTACGAACTGCTCAGCGGAGAGCTGCAGGCATGGGAAGTGGCTCCCGACTACGCACCATTGATTCAGGGACATGGCATCAGCCATATCAGAGACATCGTCACCTCAGTCAATGTTGAGGATCACAGCATCACCACAGCAGGGGGAGACCATCTGGTTTACAGCCAGCTCGTCCTAGCCACCGGAGCAGTCCCTGACGACTTCGGGATCCCTGGTGTTCGCGATCACGCGCTGGGATTCCACTCCCTCCGCGACCTTGCCCCACTGCAGGAACGCCTGAGGCAGCTTCGTCTGCGTCCATCCGGCACGAGCTCTGTTGTGATCGTCGGAGCCGGGGCCACAGGCGTGGAACTGGCTTGCAAGCTGGTGGACCTGCTTGAAGGAGCAGCACAAGTTCATCTCGTGGATCAAGGCGATCAGATCCTTGCCCGCTCGCGGGCTTTCAACAGAGAGCAGGCAGAGCGTGCCCTGAAACGGCGAGGTATCAACGTCCATCTGAAGACACGCGTTCTCAGCGTCAAACCGGACTCCGTCCGCTGGAACGGCATCGAAGGCGATGTCGAGCAGCCTCACGACGGTCTGATCTGGACTGCCGGCAGCAAGCCGAACATCCCTGACCTGCAACCTTCAGCAGAATTGCATCAGAAGCGACTGCCTGTTGATCAGACCCTGCGGCTGCAGGGACAGCCTGACGTCCTTGCCCTCGGGGACATCGCCACCCATGCCCCCACAGATGAAGGCCAAACTCCATGGCCCCTGTCGGCCCAAGCCGCCATTCAGCAGGGCCAGGCAGCAGCACGCACTCTCGAAGCTCATCTCAAAGGCGGCACACCTTCACCTTTCATTTTTCAGGATCTCGGTGAAATGCTCAGTCTTGGGATCAGTGATGCCACGATCACGGGGATGGGCATGACCTTGGCTGGCCCTCTCGCCTTCAAGATTCGGCGATTGGCCTATCTCACTCGCCTGCCAGGACTATCCCTTGGACTGCGCTCTGCAGGGGCCTGGTTGCTCGGTTCTTGA
- a CDS encoding type III pantothenate kinase produces MINPQRFLLIGNTRWHWAEGAGTSQWTYWHTTPRDGPSWKAMVPDRWAAVGPVPEALSLSEDSRVHLDQVPLKDVPPWLGIDRALAGWGAWSRSSGGEDLSVVDAGTVLSLTRVTASGCFAGGLLCAGLRLQLQSMSEGTVALPVVGPDVPSMEPGPKLPADTASAMTQGVLQSLLGLINGAQRHCDGTIWLCGGDAPLLFPELVARGMDVQHTPDLVMETFVDLVS; encoded by the coding sequence GTGATCAATCCGCAGCGATTCCTGCTCATCGGCAATACGCGCTGGCACTGGGCTGAAGGTGCCGGGACATCCCAATGGACGTATTGGCATACGACTCCAAGGGATGGACCCTCCTGGAAAGCGATGGTCCCCGATCGATGGGCAGCCGTGGGGCCTGTTCCCGAAGCGCTCTCTCTTAGCGAAGACAGCCGGGTGCATCTTGATCAGGTGCCTCTCAAAGATGTGCCTCCCTGGCTTGGGATTGATCGGGCTTTAGCTGGATGGGGTGCCTGGAGTCGATCAAGCGGTGGCGAAGATTTGTCGGTGGTGGATGCAGGAACCGTGCTCAGCCTGACGCGGGTTACGGCTTCCGGATGCTTTGCCGGGGGACTGCTTTGTGCCGGATTGCGCCTTCAGCTCCAATCCATGAGTGAGGGGACTGTCGCCTTGCCAGTTGTGGGACCTGATGTGCCAAGCATGGAGCCAGGCCCGAAACTTCCTGCTGACACTGCGAGTGCGATGACCCAAGGTGTTCTTCAAAGCCTGTTGGGTTTGATCAATGGTGCCCAGCGCCATTGCGATGGAACGATCTGGCTTTGCGGAGGAGACGCTCCGCTTCTTTTCCCCGAGCTGGTAGCTCGGGGTATGGATGTTCAGCACACCCCGGATCTTGTGATGGAGACGTTCGTCGACCTCGTTAGCTAG